Proteins found in one Labrus bergylta chromosome 8, fLabBer1.1, whole genome shotgun sequence genomic segment:
- the wnt4b gene encoding wingless-type MMTV integration site family, member 4b has translation MPTVFTVNLTAPLLLLLLWATHPTMATNWLSLARLPRSRPVSGASPCARLRGLTPGQVGVCRARGEVMESVRKAAEMVIEECQHQFRNRRWNCSTTPRGINVFGRVMNQGTREAAFVHALSSAAVAVAVTRACTRGELERCGCDRKVRGVSPEGFQWSGCSDNLSYGVAFSQTFVDEPERAKGLSAGRPLMNLHNNEAGRKAILHNMQVECKCHGVSGSCELRTCWKVMPPFRRVGVVLKERFDGATEVRLTRIGSRTALLPRDPQVKPPAARDLLYLAPSPDFCHLDPDNGIPGTAGRRCNGTSRLAPDGCELVCCGPGYRAGRAEVVQRCSCKFSWCCSVRCQQCKNTVTIHTCRV, from the exons aTGCCAACTGTCTTCACTGTCAATCTCACGGCaccactcctcctcctgttgctATGGGCAACCCACCCCACCATGGCAACCAACTGGCT CTCCCTGGCGAGGCTGCCTCGCTCGAGGCCCGTGTCAGGTGCTTCTCCATGTGCACGCCTACGGGGCCTAACCCCGGGGCAGGTGGGTGTGTGCAGGGCGCGAGGGGAGGTCATGGAGTCCGTACGAAAGGCAGCAGAGATGGTCATAGAAGAG TGCCAACACCAGTTCAGGAACCGCCGCTGGAATTGTTCCACCACCCCACGTGGGATCAACGTATTCGGCAGAGTCATGAACCAAG GTACTCGTGAGGCGGCCTTCGTGCATGCTTTGTCTTCAGCAGCCGTGGCGGTGGCTGTGACCCGAGCCTGCACCCGTGGGGAGCTGGAGAGGTGTGGCTGTGACAGGAAGGTCAGGGGGGTCAGCCCTGAGG GTTTCCAGTGGTCAGGGTGCAGTGACAACTTGTCCTACGGTGTGGCTTTCTCTCAAACATTTGTGGATGAACCAGAGCGGGCCAAGGGGCTTTCAGCAGGGCGACCACTCATGAACCTCCACAACAATGAGGCTGGACGAAAG GCCATCCTTCACAACATGCAGGTGGAGTGTAAGTGTCATGGCGTCTCTGGCTCCTGTGAGCTAAGGACCTGCTGGAAAGTGATGCCTCCATTCAGGCGTGTCGGCGTTGTGCTCAAGGAACGCTTTGATGGAGCCACAGAG GTTCGCCTGACTCGTATCGGATCCAGGACAGCCCTGCTTCCCCGTGACCCCCAGGTCAAACCCCCTGCTGCAAGAGACCTTTTGTACCTTGCACCCTCCCCAGACTTCTGCCATCTCGACCCTGACAATGGTATCCCTGGAACTGCTGGAAGAAGATGTAATG GAACCTCTCGGCTAGCACCAGACGGCTGTGAGCTGGTGTGCTGCGGGCCCGGGTACAGAGCAGGCCGGGCTGAGGTGGTACAGCGATGCTCCTGCAAGTTTTCCTGGTGCTGTTCAGTCCGCTGCCAGCAGTGCAAGAACACAGTCaccattcacacatgcagagtgTAG
- the mlf2 gene encoding myeloid leukemia factor 2 isoform X1, with protein MFRYLNDVDDDPYMMDPFAAHRQQMRVLFGPFGMDPFALAPQIQPRAPRRQVTAGPLAPFGMMGMGGGGFMDMFGMMGEMMGGMERMSGSPNCQTFSSSTVISYSSTDCGAPEVYQQTSETRTGPGGIRETRQSMRDSESGLERLAIGHHIGERAHIMERSRNRRTGDREERQDYINLDETDAAAFDEEWRCQAGRYVPPNARALEYGRDRRGGGQHLALPAPPSSTPPTAHRHESPRHRQPQPRPRYDWCHTLATRWKELRENHLDAVNHA; from the exons ATGTTTCGGTACTTGAATGACGTTGATGACGACCCCTACATGAT GGATCCCTTCGCAGCTCACAGGCAGCAGATGAGGGTTCTCTTTGGACCATTTGGCATGGACCCCTTCGCTCTTGCCCCCCAAATACAGCCACGTGCACCTCGCAGACAAGTAACg GCTGGTCCACTGGCCCCCTTTGGCATGATGGGAATG GGTGGAGGAGGATTCATGGATATGTTTGGCATGATGGGAGAAATGATGGGAGGCATG gAAAGAATGTCCGGTTCCCCAAACTGTCAGACGTTCTCCTCCTCAACAGTGATCTCCTACTCGTCCACAGACTGCGGGGCTCCTGAAGTTTATCAGCAGACTAGTGAGACAAGAACAGGCCCTGGAGGG aTCCGAGAGACGCGGCAGTCCATGAGGGACAGTGAGAGCGGCCTCGAGCGTCTAGCTATCGGCCACCACATTGGAGAGCGTGCACACATAATGGAGCGTTCGCGAAATCGCCGCACTGGAGACCGCGAAGAAAGACAAGACTACATTAACCTAGATGAGA CTGATGCTGCAGCATTCGACGAGGAGTGGAGATGTCAGGCAGGAAGATACGTTCCCCCAAACGCACGGGCACTTGAGTATGGCCGAGATCGACGTGGAGGAGGCCAGCATCTGGCCCTTCCTGCCCCTCCTAGCTCAACACCCCCAACAGCCCATCGGCACGAGTCCCCCAGACACCGCCAGCCCCAACCCCGCCCACGTTACGACTG GTGTCACACCTTGGCGACCAGATGGAAGGAGTTGAGGGAAAATCACCTCGATGCTGTGAACCACGCTTGA
- the cdc42l gene encoding cell division cycle 42, like, with product MQTIKCVVVGDGAVGKTCLLISYTTNKFPSEYVPTVFDNYAVTVMIGGEPYTLGLFDTAGQEDYDRLRPLSYPQTDVFLVCFSVVSPSSFENVKEKWVPEITHHCPRVPFLLVGTQVDLRDDPNTTDKLAKNKQRPIGPDIGEKLGRDLKAVKYVECSALTQRGLKNVFDEAILAALEPPECKKKSKCVLL from the exons ATGCAGACTATAAAATGTGTAGTGGTAGGGGACGGTGCTGTAGGAAAGACCTGCCTACTGATCTCCTACACAACCAACAAGTTCCCCTCAGAATATGTGCCAACG GTTTTTGACAATTATGCggtgacagtgatgattggaGGAGAGCCCTACACACTCGGACTATTTGACACAGCAG GTCAGGAGGATTATGACAGGCTGCGTCCTCTCAGCTATCCACAGACTGATGTGTTCCTTGTATGTTTCTCTGTCGTCTCCCCCTCATCGTTTGAAAACGTCAAAGAGAAG TGGGTTCCTGAGATAACTCACCACTGCCCACGTGTACCTTTCCTCTTAGTGGGCACACAGGTGGATCTGAGGGACGACCCCAACACAACTGACAAGCTGGCAAAGAACAAACAGCGCCCTATTGGGCCTGACATCGGAGAAAAGCTAGGCCGTGACCTTAAGGCTGTCAAATACGTGGAGTGCTCTGCTCTGACACAG CGAGGGCTTAAGAATGTGTTTGATGAGGCAATCCTGGCTGCCTTGGAGCCTCCCGAGTGCAAAAAGAAGAGCAAGTGTGTGCTGCTATAG
- the LOC109995378 gene encoding gamma-enolase, which produces MSIVNIVAREILDSRGNPTVEVDLHTGKGLFRAAVPSGASTGIYEALELRDGDKTRYKGKGVTKAVNHINDTIGPALIQSGINVLEQGKLDNLMIEMDGTDNKSKFGANSILGVSLAICKAGAAEKGVPLYRHIADLAGNSELVLPVPAFNVINGGSHAGNRLAMQEFMVLPVGAESFRDALRVGAELYQTLRGVIKEKYGQDATNVGDEGGFAPNIQENSEALELIKTAIEKAGFTDKVVIGMDVAASEFFIEGKYDLDFKSPPNAARNISADELASIYQGFINNYPVVSIEDPFDQDDWPAWSQFTASVGIQVVGDDLTVTNPRRIQRAVEDKACNCLLLKVNQIGSVTEAIKACKLAQENGWGVMVSHRSGETEDTFIADLVVGLCTGQIKTGAPCRSERLAKYNQLMRIEEELGDQARFAGHNFRNPSAL; this is translated from the exons aTGTCCATAGTGAATATTGTTGCCAGGGAGATCCTGGACTCCAGGGGAAACCCAACTGTGGAAGTGGATCTGCATACTGGCAAAG GTCTGTTCAGGGCTGCTGTGCCCAGTGGAGCGTCCACTGGCATCTATGAGGCTCTGGAGCTCCGTGATGGAGACAAAACCCGCTACAAGGGCAAAG GTGTAACCAAAGCTGTAAATCACATTAATGACACCATTGGACCTGCACTCATCCAGTCT GGGATTAATGTGTTGGAGCAAGGGAAACTGGACAACCTGATGATTGAAATGGACGGCACTGACAACAAAT CTAAGTTTGGGGCCAATTCTATTCTTGGAGTATCACTGGCCATATGCAAGGCTGGAGCAGCAGAGAAAGGTGTCCCCTTGTACCGTCACATTGCTGATCTGGCAGGAAACAGCGAGTTGGTGCTCCCAGTTCCC GCTTTTAATGTGATCAATGGGGGCTCACATGCTGGTAACAGGCTGGCCATGCAGGAGTTCATGGTACTTCCTGTCGGGGCGGAGTCTTTCCGTGATGCACTACGTGTAGGGGCAGAGCTCTACCAGACACTGAGAGGTGTCATCAAGGAGAAATATGGTCAGGATGCTACAAATGTGGGAGATGAAGGAGGGTTTGCCCCCAATATTCAAGAGAACAGTGAAG CTCTGGAGTTGATCAAGACAGCCATAGAGAAAGCTGGCTTCACAGACAAAGTGGTGATAGGGATGGATGTTGCCGCTTCAGAGTTTTTCATCGAGGGCAAGTACGATCTGGACTTTAAGTCTCCACCAAATGCAGCCCGCAACATCAGTGCTGATGAGCTGGCGAGCATCTACCAGGGATTCATTAACAACTACCCAG TGGTGTCTATTGAAGATCCTTTTGACCAGGATGACTGGCCTGCTTGGTCACAGTTCACAGCCTCAGTGGGCATTCAG GTGGTTGGAGATGATCTGACGGTCACTAATCCGCGCAGGATACAACGAGCAGTGGAGGACAAGGCCTGCAACTGCTTGCTGCTTAAGGTCAACCAAATTGGCTCAGTAACTGAGGCCATCAAGGC ATGTAAGCTGGCCCAGGAAAACGGCTGGGGTGTGATGGTGAGCCACCGCTCAGGAGAAACGGAGGACACTTTTATAGCTGACCTGGTGGTCGGTCTCTGCACTGGACAG ATCAAGACTGGAGCTCCCTGTCGCTCAGAACGTCTGGCAAAATACAATCAGCTCATGAG GATTGAGGAAGAGTTGGGTGACCAGGCCCGCTTTGCTGGACATAACTTTCGCAACCCCAGTGCCCTTTGA
- the mlf2 gene encoding myeloid leukemia factor 2 isoform X2 produces the protein MFRYLNDVDDDPYMMDPFAAHRQQMRVLFGPFGMDPFALAPQIQPRAPRRQVTAGPLAPFGMMGMGGGGFMDMFGMMGEMMGGMERMSGSPNCQTFSSSTVISYSSTDCGAPEVYQQTSETRTGPGGIRETRQSMRDSESGLERLAIGHHIGERAHIMERSRNRRTGDREERQDYINLDETDAAAFDEEWRCQAGRYVPPNARALEYGRDRRGGGQHLALPAPPSSTPPTAHRHESPRHRQPQPRPRYDW, from the exons ATGTTTCGGTACTTGAATGACGTTGATGACGACCCCTACATGAT GGATCCCTTCGCAGCTCACAGGCAGCAGATGAGGGTTCTCTTTGGACCATTTGGCATGGACCCCTTCGCTCTTGCCCCCCAAATACAGCCACGTGCACCTCGCAGACAAGTAACg GCTGGTCCACTGGCCCCCTTTGGCATGATGGGAATG GGTGGAGGAGGATTCATGGATATGTTTGGCATGATGGGAGAAATGATGGGAGGCATG gAAAGAATGTCCGGTTCCCCAAACTGTCAGACGTTCTCCTCCTCAACAGTGATCTCCTACTCGTCCACAGACTGCGGGGCTCCTGAAGTTTATCAGCAGACTAGTGAGACAAGAACAGGCCCTGGAGGG aTCCGAGAGACGCGGCAGTCCATGAGGGACAGTGAGAGCGGCCTCGAGCGTCTAGCTATCGGCCACCACATTGGAGAGCGTGCACACATAATGGAGCGTTCGCGAAATCGCCGCACTGGAGACCGCGAAGAAAGACAAGACTACATTAACCTAGATGAGA CTGATGCTGCAGCATTCGACGAGGAGTGGAGATGTCAGGCAGGAAGATACGTTCCCCCAAACGCACGGGCACTTGAGTATGGCCGAGATCGACGTGGAGGAGGCCAGCATCTGGCCCTTCCTGCCCCTCCTAGCTCAACACCCCCAACAGCCCATCGGCACGAGTCCCCCAGACACCGCCAGCCCCAACCCCGCCCACGTTACGACTGGTGA